One genomic window of Cydia strobilella chromosome 11, ilCydStro3.1, whole genome shotgun sequence includes the following:
- the LOC134745371 gene encoding tyrosine-protein kinase Src64B isoform X2 — protein sequence MGNKCCSRRHDPERPLVYPAYKKNEPGFTACPSLETRYTGEPNNRAPRRTADIVRTRNPGTCITNGGRRVVKALCAYTARADSDISFRKGDRMEVLNDAETDWWRVLHLTTRREGLVPVNFVAEESSVECEDWFFPTVSRKEADKLLLAESNPRGTFLVRPAEHNPHGFSLSVKDWEEGRGYHVKHYKIKPLDNGGFYIATNQTFPSLPALVMSYTSLCHVLARPCPKPEPQMWDLGPELRDKWEIPRSEVQLIRKLGQGNFGEVYYGKWRNNIEVAVKTLREGTMSTQAFLQEAAIMKKFRHKRLVALYAVCSTQEPVYIVQEYMSKGSLLEFLRNGEGKFLHFEDLIYIAAQVASGMEYLESKLLIHRDLAARNVLIGENNIAKICDFGLARVIEDNEYCPKQGSRFPVKWTAPEAIIYGRFSIKSDVWSYGILLMELFTYGQIPYPGLHGKEVIEQVERGYRMPKPVGHCLPDDIYRLMLQCWDGIPEKRPTFEFLNHYFESFTVTSEIPYREVQD from the exons TGTACCCAGCGTACAAGAAGAACGAGCCGGGGTTCACCGCCTGCCCGTCGCTAGAGACTCGCTACACCGGCGAGCCCAACaaccgcgcgccgcgccgcaccgccGACATCGTGCGAACACGAAACCCGGGAACAT GTATAACCAACGGCGGACGGCGCGTAGTCAAAGCGCTATGCGCTTACACGGCGCGCGCCGACTCCGACATCTCCTTCCGCAAGGGCGACCGCATGGAGGTCCTCAACGACGCCGAGACGGACTGGTGGCGAGTCCTGCACCTCACCACGCGGCGGGAGGGGCTCGTGCCTGTCAACTTCGTCGCAGAGGAGAGCTCTGTCGAGTGCGAAGA TTGGTTCTTCCCCACCGTTTCAAGAAAGGAAGCGGACAAGCTCCTACTAGCTGAGAGTAATCCTCGGGGCACGTTCCTCGTGCGACCCGCCGAACACAACCCGCACGGTTTCAGTCTCAGTGTGAAGGATTGGGAGGAAGGCAGAGGGTACCATGTGAAGCATTACAAGATCAAGCCGTTGGACAATGGAGGGTTTTATATAGCTACGAATCAGACGTTCCCGAGCTTGCCGGCGCTCGTCATGTCGTATACAA GCCTCTGCCACGTGCTGGCGCGGCCCTGCCCCAAGCCGGAGCCGCAGATGTGGGACCTCGGGCCCGAGCTGCGCGACAAGTGGGAGATCCCGAGGAGCGAGGTGCAGCTCATCAGGAAACTGGGCCAGGGCAACTTCGGAGAAGTGTACTACGGAAAATGGCGGAATAATATTGAG GTCGCCGTGAAGACACTACGAGAGGGCACCATGTCCACGCAAGCATTCCTGCAGGAGGCAGCTATCATGAAGAAGTTCAGGCACAAGAGGCTGGTCGCGTTATACGCGGTCTGTTCGACACAGGAACCCGTCTACATAGTCCAAGAGTACATGAGCAAAGGCAGTCTCCTAGAATTCCTCAGAAACGGAGAGGGCAAATTCCTACACTTCGAAGACCTTATCTACATCGCCGCGCAAGTCGCCTCCGGCATGGAATACCTCGAATCCAAACTCCTCATACACAGAGATTTAGCCGCCAGAAACGTACTAATAGGCGAGAATAACATAGCGAAAATATGCGACTTCGGTCTCGCGAGAGTTATAGAAGACAACGAATACTGCCCCAAACAAGGGTCGCGTTTCCCGGTCAAATGGACCGCCCCCGAAGCAATCATTTACGGAAGATTCTCAATCAAAAGCGACGTATGGTCATATGGTATACTACTAATGGAGCTGTTCACGTACGGACAGATACCGTACCCGGGACTACACGGGAAAGAGGTGATAGAACAAGTGGAACGAGGGTACAGAATGCCCAAGCCGGTGGGGCACTGCCTGCCGGACGACATCTACCGGCTGATGCTGCAGTGCTGGGACGGCATCCCGGAGAAGCGGCCCACGTTCGAGTTCCTCAACCACTACTTCGAGTCCTTCACGGTGACCAGTGAGATACCGTACAGAGAAGTGCAAGACTAG
- the LOC134745371 gene encoding tyrosine-protein kinase Src64B isoform X1, whose protein sequence is MGNKCCSRRHDPERPLVYPAYKKNEPGFTACPSLETRYTGEPNNRAPRRTADIVRTRNPGTCITNGGRRVVKALCAYTARADSDISFRKGDRMEVLNDAETDWWRVLHLTTRREGLVPVNFVAEESSVECEDWFFPTVSRKEADKLLLAESNPRGTFLVRPAEHNPHGFSLSVKDWEEGRGYHVKHYKIKPLDNGGFYIATNQTFPSLPALVMSYTKNALGLCHVLARPCPKPEPQMWDLGPELRDKWEIPRSEVQLIRKLGQGNFGEVYYGKWRNNIEVAVKTLREGTMSTQAFLQEAAIMKKFRHKRLVALYAVCSTQEPVYIVQEYMSKGSLLEFLRNGEGKFLHFEDLIYIAAQVASGMEYLESKLLIHRDLAARNVLIGENNIAKICDFGLARVIEDNEYCPKQGSRFPVKWTAPEAIIYGRFSIKSDVWSYGILLMELFTYGQIPYPGLHGKEVIEQVERGYRMPKPVGHCLPDDIYRLMLQCWDGIPEKRPTFEFLNHYFESFTVTSEIPYREVQD, encoded by the exons TGTACCCAGCGTACAAGAAGAACGAGCCGGGGTTCACCGCCTGCCCGTCGCTAGAGACTCGCTACACCGGCGAGCCCAACaaccgcgcgccgcgccgcaccgccGACATCGTGCGAACACGAAACCCGGGAACAT GTATAACCAACGGCGGACGGCGCGTAGTCAAAGCGCTATGCGCTTACACGGCGCGCGCCGACTCCGACATCTCCTTCCGCAAGGGCGACCGCATGGAGGTCCTCAACGACGCCGAGACGGACTGGTGGCGAGTCCTGCACCTCACCACGCGGCGGGAGGGGCTCGTGCCTGTCAACTTCGTCGCAGAGGAGAGCTCTGTCGAGTGCGAAGA TTGGTTCTTCCCCACCGTTTCAAGAAAGGAAGCGGACAAGCTCCTACTAGCTGAGAGTAATCCTCGGGGCACGTTCCTCGTGCGACCCGCCGAACACAACCCGCACGGTTTCAGTCTCAGTGTGAAGGATTGGGAGGAAGGCAGAGGGTACCATGTGAAGCATTACAAGATCAAGCCGTTGGACAATGGAGGGTTTTATATAGCTACGAATCAGACGTTCCCGAGCTTGCCGGCGCTCGTCATGTCGTATACAA AGAACGCGCTAGGCCTCTGCCACGTGCTGGCGCGGCCCTGCCCCAAGCCGGAGCCGCAGATGTGGGACCTCGGGCCCGAGCTGCGCGACAAGTGGGAGATCCCGAGGAGCGAGGTGCAGCTCATCAGGAAACTGGGCCAGGGCAACTTCGGAGAAGTGTACTACGGAAAATGGCGGAATAATATTGAG GTCGCCGTGAAGACACTACGAGAGGGCACCATGTCCACGCAAGCATTCCTGCAGGAGGCAGCTATCATGAAGAAGTTCAGGCACAAGAGGCTGGTCGCGTTATACGCGGTCTGTTCGACACAGGAACCCGTCTACATAGTCCAAGAGTACATGAGCAAAGGCAGTCTCCTAGAATTCCTCAGAAACGGAGAGGGCAAATTCCTACACTTCGAAGACCTTATCTACATCGCCGCGCAAGTCGCCTCCGGCATGGAATACCTCGAATCCAAACTCCTCATACACAGAGATTTAGCCGCCAGAAACGTACTAATAGGCGAGAATAACATAGCGAAAATATGCGACTTCGGTCTCGCGAGAGTTATAGAAGACAACGAATACTGCCCCAAACAAGGGTCGCGTTTCCCGGTCAAATGGACCGCCCCCGAAGCAATCATTTACGGAAGATTCTCAATCAAAAGCGACGTATGGTCATATGGTATACTACTAATGGAGCTGTTCACGTACGGACAGATACCGTACCCGGGACTACACGGGAAAGAGGTGATAGAACAAGTGGAACGAGGGTACAGAATGCCCAAGCCGGTGGGGCACTGCCTGCCGGACGACATCTACCGGCTGATGCTGCAGTGCTGGGACGGCATCCCGGAGAAGCGGCCCACGTTCGAGTTCCTCAACCACTACTTCGAGTCCTTCACGGTGACCAGTGAGATACCGTACAGAGAAGTGCAAGACTAG